Proteins encoded together in one Halothermothrix orenii H 168 window:
- the dhaL gene encoding dihydroxyacetone kinase subunit DhaL — MEYFLNSSGGRIVYSIIEAIQDNKEYLSEIDGAIGDGDHGINMNKGVTMTKEKLDEQDEVDLATALKTLGFTVVSKIGGSMGPLYGNFFLEMSKAINGREKIDKKVFSDMLNAALEGVKALGDAKVGDKTMMDTLIPAVKTYDKAIEGGKGFKEALEEMQVAAEKGKESTKDLVAKVGRAARLGERSRGVLDAGATSCNLILQAMANTIRDLLISE; from the coding sequence ATGGAATATTTTTTAAATAGTAGTGGGGGCAGGATTGTTTACAGTATTATAGAGGCAATTCAGGATAATAAGGAATATCTGAGTGAAATAGATGGTGCTATTGGTGATGGTGACCACGGGATAAATATGAATAAAGGGGTAACAATGACTAAAGAAAAGTTAGATGAGCAGGATGAAGTAGATTTAGCTACTGCGTTAAAAACTTTAGGCTTTACAGTGGTCAGTAAAATCGGTGGATCTATGGGTCCTCTTTATGGTAATTTCTTTTTAGAAATGTCAAAAGCTATAAATGGAAGAGAAAAAATTGATAAAAAAGTTTTTAGTGATATGCTAAATGCTGCATTGGAAGGTGTAAAGGCCCTTGGGGATGCTAAGGTAGGAGATAAAACAATGATGGATACCCTGATTCCTGCAGTTAAAACTTATGATAAAGCAATTGAAGGTGGAAAGGGCTTTAAAGAAGCCCTTGAAGAAATGCAGGTGGCAGCTGAAAAGGGAAAAGAATCTACTAAAGACCTGGTTGCAAAGGTGGGCCGGGCAGCTAGACTTGGAGAAAGGTCCCGTGGGGTCCTGGATGCAGGAGCTACTTCCTGCAACTTAATCCTTCAGGCAATGGCCAATACTATTAGAGACCTGTTGATATCAGAATAA
- the rpiB gene encoding ribose 5-phosphate isomerase B, whose protein sequence is MKVIKNKQYVIGSDNAGYPLKEIIKELLESEGLEYEDVGVDSDQDKTIYPEIAERVVNRIKKSNYEKEGILICGTGIGMAITANKFSRIYAAVCHDVYSAERARLSNDTNVITMGARVIGPVLAKKIIREWLSLEFKPGRSTPKLKQIKKYENQNFVS, encoded by the coding sequence TTGAAAGTCATTAAAAATAAACAATATGTAATTGGCAGTGATAATGCAGGCTATCCTTTAAAGGAGATCATTAAAGAATTACTTGAATCTGAAGGGTTAGAATATGAGGACGTTGGAGTTGATTCAGACCAGGATAAGACGATATATCCTGAGATAGCTGAAAGAGTTGTTAACAGGATAAAAAAAAGTAACTATGAAAAAGAGGGCATATTAATCTGTGGAACAGGTATTGGAATGGCAATCACAGCTAATAAATTCTCCAGAATATATGCTGCAGTTTGTCATGATGTTTATTCGGCAGAACGAGCTAGATTGAGTAATGATACTAATGTCATTACTATGGGGGCCCGGGTAATTGGGCCAGTGCTTGCCAAAAAAATTATAAGAGAATGGTTAAGTCTTGAATTTAAACCAGGTCGGTCGACACCTAAGCTAAAGCAAATCAAGAAATATGAAAATCAAAATTTTGTGAGTTAA
- the fsa gene encoding fructose-6-phosphate aldolase, translating to MKFFIDTANLEDIKRAASLGVIDGVTTNPTLVSKEGNVDFHTRIKEICNVVEGPVSAEVISLNTDGMVKEARELSKLAPNVVIKIPMTMDGLKAVKILSKEGIKTNVTLVFSANQALLAAKAGGTYVSPFMGRLDDRAHEGIKLVEEIATIFEKFNINTEIIAASIRSPLHVKQAALAGAHIATIPFNVIEKMSKHPLTNIGIERFLNDWKKVQQG from the coding sequence ATGAAATTTTTTATTGATACTGCAAACTTAGAGGATATTAAAAGGGCAGCCAGTCTTGGAGTTATCGATGGAGTTACGACAAATCCTACTCTGGTTTCTAAAGAGGGAAATGTTGATTTTCATACCAGAATTAAAGAAATATGTAATGTAGTTGAAGGTCCTGTTAGTGCTGAGGTTATTAGCCTGAATACAGATGGTATGGTCAAAGAAGCCAGGGAATTATCCAAACTAGCCCCTAATGTTGTTATAAAGATTCCTATGACCATGGATGGGTTAAAAGCTGTTAAAATTCTAAGTAAGGAAGGGATTAAAACAAATGTAACTCTGGTGTTTTCAGCAAATCAGGCATTACTTGCTGCTAAAGCAGGGGGTACTTATGTTAGTCCCTTTATGGGTCGCCTCGATGACAGGGCCCATGAAGGTATCAAACTGGTTGAAGAAATTGCTACTATATTTGAGAAATTTAATATTAATACTGAAATTATTGCTGCCAGTATCAGGAGCCCTTTACATGTAAAACAGGCTGCCCTGGCAGGAGCCCATATTGCAACTATACCTTTCAATGTTATCGAAAAAATGTCCAAACATCCATTAACAAATATTGGTATTGAGCGCTTTCTTAATGACTGGAAGAAAGTACAGCAAGGATAG
- the tkt gene encoding transketolase, which yields MLTQIADTVRGLSADAVEKANSGHPGLPIGCADIGALLYGKVMKYDPTQPEWPDRDRFILSAGHGSMLVYSLLHLAGFEVSLDDLKSFRQLGSKTPGHPEYGETPGVETTTGPLGQGFANAVGMAIAERMLAQRFNTEGHTIVDHYTYTLLGDGCMMEGISSEAASLAGHLGLGKLIAIYDDNEISIGGSTDITFTESVADRFKAYNWHVIEGVDGHDLKALEEAVKEAKEANDKPSLIIAKTKIAFGAPTKEGSSSAHGAPLGEEEIRGLKKNIGFPEDKEFYIPDEVKEFFKDHTEKLKKEREEWEKAFTEWAEENPDLKEEWDKAHNLELPGDLEETINNLEIKTPVATRKASGETLRKIADEIPYLVGGSADLAPSNKTYLDKYGEIQKDSFDGRNFRFGVREHAMGAIVNGLSLHKGVRPFCATFLVFSDYMRPAIRMAALMKQPVIYVFTHDSVYVGEDGPTHQPIEHVEALRVIPNLKVLRPADAEETKAAWLEAVKRTDGPTALVLTRQGLPHIEKEEGIVGFKRGGYIVHKEKGDRTDAVLMASGSEVSLAVEVAKLLEEKGKEVRVVSVPERREFVNQGTEYIEEVLGKDTFRVVLEAGVGNGWYRLLGHKCHVVSLEDFGMSGPGEEVARELGFDAEKIASDILGNYERL from the coding sequence TTGTTAACACAGATTGCCGATACTGTCAGAGGATTATCAGCAGATGCAGTAGAAAAAGCAAACTCTGGTCATCCGGGTCTTCCCATCGGATGTGCTGATATAGGGGCTTTGCTCTATGGGAAGGTTATGAAATATGACCCGACTCAGCCGGAGTGGCCTGACCGGGATCGGTTTATCCTTTCAGCAGGCCATGGCTCCATGCTTGTATATTCATTACTCCATTTAGCCGGTTTTGAAGTTAGTCTCGATGACCTTAAATCATTCCGTCAGTTAGGTTCCAAAACCCCGGGACATCCCGAATACGGAGAAACCCCCGGTGTTGAAACCACAACCGGCCCTCTGGGTCAGGGCTTTGCCAATGCTGTAGGAATGGCTATTGCCGAAAGAATGCTGGCCCAGCGCTTTAACACCGAAGGACATACCATAGTTGATCACTATACATATACCCTCCTCGGAGATGGCTGTATGATGGAAGGAATTTCATCTGAAGCTGCTTCCCTGGCCGGTCACCTTGGCCTGGGAAAACTGATTGCCATCTATGATGACAATGAAATCTCCATCGGGGGTAGTACCGATATAACCTTTACCGAATCAGTAGCTGATAGATTTAAGGCCTATAACTGGCATGTCATTGAAGGGGTAGACGGCCATGACCTTAAGGCTCTGGAAGAGGCCGTTAAAGAAGCTAAGGAGGCAAATGATAAACCCAGTTTAATAATTGCTAAAACTAAAATTGCTTTCGGGGCTCCCACCAAAGAAGGGAGCAGTTCGGCCCACGGGGCTCCACTGGGTGAAGAAGAGATAAGGGGATTAAAGAAAAATATCGGTTTCCCTGAAGATAAGGAATTCTATATCCCGGATGAGGTAAAAGAATTCTTTAAGGACCATACCGAAAAGCTCAAAAAAGAACGTGAAGAATGGGAAAAAGCCTTTACTGAATGGGCTGAAGAAAACCCTGACCTGAAAGAAGAATGGGATAAGGCCCATAATCTCGAGCTTCCCGGAGACTTAGAAGAAACAATCAATAATCTTGAGATAAAAACCCCCGTGGCTACCAGGAAGGCTTCAGGGGAGACTTTAAGAAAAATTGCCGATGAAATACCATACCTGGTCGGCGGTTCAGCAGACCTGGCCCCATCCAATAAGACCTATTTAGATAAATATGGAGAGATACAGAAAGACAGCTTTGATGGGCGTAACTTCCGCTTCGGTGTCAGGGAGCATGCTATGGGAGCCATAGTAAACGGGTTATCCCTCCACAAAGGGGTAAGGCCCTTCTGTGCTACCTTTTTAGTCTTCTCAGATTACATGAGGCCTGCTATCAGAATGGCTGCCTTAATGAAACAGCCTGTAATCTATGTCTTTACCCATGACTCTGTATATGTAGGAGAAGATGGTCCTACCCACCAGCCTATCGAACATGTTGAAGCCCTGAGAGTGATACCTAATCTCAAAGTTTTAAGACCGGCTGATGCCGAAGAGACCAAAGCAGCCTGGCTTGAGGCTGTAAAGAGGACCGATGGACCTACAGCCCTGGTACTGACAAGACAGGGATTGCCCCATATTGAAAAAGAAGAGGGGATCGTAGGATTCAAACGTGGTGGTTATATTGTCCACAAGGAAAAAGGAGATAGAACCGATGCTGTCCTTATGGCCAGTGGTAGTGAGGTTTCCCTGGCTGTAGAGGTAGCTAAACTGCTTGAGGAAAAAGGTAAAGAGGTCAGGGTAGTATCTGTACCTGAGCGGCGGGAATTTGTAAACCAGGGTACAGAATATATAGAAGAAGTCCTCGGTAAGGATACTTTCAGGGTAGTCCTGGAGGCTGGAGTCGGAAATGGCTGGTACCGTCTATTAGGTCATAAATGCCATGTGGTAAGCCTTGAGGATTTCGGTATGAGTGGTCCCGGGGAGGAAGTGGCCCGTGAGCTTGGATTTGATGCTGAAAAGATTGCTTCTGATATCCTGGGAAATTATGAAAGACTGTAA
- a CDS encoding carbohydrate ABC transporter permease, whose protein sequence is MKPGIENGLDLVTDSKPSLFEKFKPYLIILPAFILTIGILVPFATGVYWSLTNYNLMYPNYSFIGITNYIDLFTSSDFWHALKVSGLYVLFAVGVEVLLGLAIALLLNRDTILAKILRPMLIFPLLIAPVVGTLMWKLMMSPEYGVLNYFLSLINPALRDFPWAASSKFALLSVVIVDVWIFTPFIALLLLAGLRSLPAPPFEAAKVDGASNWFIFKNLTMPMLTPYLVVAVIFRLVDSIRMFDIPFAMTKGGPGDALMNLQITAFTESFTYLNLAVGCAYMFVTWIIIYFISKKMINYWLKWRARLS, encoded by the coding sequence ATGAAACCAGGTATTGAAAATGGTCTGGATTTAGTAACTGATAGTAAACCAAGTTTGTTTGAAAAATTTAAGCCCTATCTGATAATTTTGCCGGCTTTTATCCTCACAATAGGGATATTAGTACCTTTTGCTACAGGGGTATATTGGTCTTTAACAAATTATAATTTAATGTATCCCAATTATTCATTTATCGGGATTACAAATTATATTGATTTATTCACCAGTTCAGATTTCTGGCATGCCCTGAAAGTGTCAGGGTTATATGTGTTATTTGCAGTTGGGGTTGAAGTGCTTCTGGGGTTAGCGATTGCTCTCTTATTAAACAGAGATACAATTCTGGCTAAAATACTGAGACCAATGTTAATATTTCCTCTGTTAATAGCACCGGTCGTTGGTACCTTGATGTGGAAGTTAATGATGAGTCCTGAATATGGAGTACTAAATTATTTCCTCAGCTTAATAAATCCAGCTTTAAGGGATTTTCCCTGGGCAGCTTCATCAAAATTTGCCCTCCTGTCTGTTGTAATAGTGGATGTCTGGATCTTTACACCATTTATTGCCTTGCTGCTTCTTGCTGGATTAAGGTCTCTACCTGCTCCACCATTTGAAGCAGCTAAGGTTGATGGTGCATCAAACTGGTTTATTTTCAAAAACCTAACTATGCCTATGTTAACGCCTTATCTGGTTGTAGCAGTTATTTTTAGACTGGTAGATAGTATCAGGATGTTTGATATACCCTTTGCTATGACCAAAGGTGGACCTGGTGATGCCCTGATGAATCTGCAGATTACAGCCTTTACTGAATCGTTTACCTATCTTAACTTGGCTGTAGGTTGTGCTTATATGTTTGTAACCTGGATAATTATCTATTTTATTAGTAAAAAAATGATAAATTATTGGTTAAAATGGAGGGCGCGTTTAAGTTAA
- a CDS encoding carbohydrate ABC transporter permease has translation MKKNRENLWKNTGANLALIIIFIFVLFPIFWVFTLAFKSRPDILTWPPKFIFTPTFENFKNILISGTSGSSAGSTTVNFILYFKNSLIISVGSIIVSLLVGIPASYAIARWNFKGKEDIAFTFLTFRFAPPLMVIIPIYVIFRKLGLLNTYIGMIWVYQLITLPMIIWILRGYFEDISNELEEACLVDGYHQWQAFFKIILPLVKPGIAASSLLAFIYAWNNFIFAMILGGSDVQPITVASLQFMTAEAIRYGDMAAACVIAAIPALILAIYSQKHLIRGLSLGAVKE, from the coding sequence ATGAAAAAAAATAGAGAAAATTTATGGAAAAATACGGGTGCAAATCTGGCCCTTATTATAATATTTATCTTTGTTTTATTTCCGATTTTTTGGGTATTTACTTTAGCATTTAAGTCCAGGCCTGACATACTGACCTGGCCTCCAAAGTTTATTTTCACACCTACTTTTGAGAATTTTAAAAATATACTTATAAGTGGAACTTCCGGGTCTTCAGCTGGTTCAACAACGGTTAATTTTATTTTATATTTTAAAAATAGTTTGATAATAAGTGTTGGTTCAATAATTGTTTCATTACTTGTTGGTATTCCTGCATCTTATGCTATTGCAAGATGGAATTTTAAGGGAAAAGAAGATATAGCATTTACTTTCCTAACATTCAGATTTGCACCACCATTAATGGTTATAATTCCGATTTATGTTATATTTCGTAAATTGGGATTATTAAATACTTATATAGGAATGATCTGGGTCTACCAGTTGATAACCTTACCGATGATTATCTGGATTCTCCGGGGTTATTTTGAGGATATTTCCAATGAATTGGAAGAAGCATGCTTGGTAGATGGTTATCACCAATGGCAGGCATTTTTCAAAATAATATTACCTCTTGTAAAACCTGGTATCGCAGCATCTTCATTATTGGCTTTTATTTATGCCTGGAACAACTTCATATTTGCTATGATACTGGGTGGTAGTGATGTTCAGCCGATTACAGTAGCTTCTCTTCAATTTATGACGGCTGAAGCAATAAGGTATGGTGATATGGCAGCAGCCTGTGTAATTGCAGCAATTCCGGCCTTAATCCTGGCAATATATTCACAGAAACACCTAATAAGGGGACTCAGTCTAGGTGCTGTTAAAGAATAA
- a CDS encoding ABC transporter ATP-binding protein has protein sequence MGSVIFENVTKMYGEKVGIKDVSLEIYEDEFLVIVGPSGAGKTTTLKVIAGLLDITEGNLYIDGRNVNKIPPRDRNVAMTFESYALYPHYTVFENMANPLRAPHMNFTEKEIEEKVERIAGMLEIDHLLERFPKELSGGQKQRVSLGRAMVREPSVFLLDEPLSHVDAKVRHRMRLELNRLQKELNATTVYVTHDYVEGLSLADRIVILNEGEIIQVGTPHEIYNDPLNEFVATHVGQPEMNIFDALVSLENGKIILTNQESNKIKFVLEGDTAELVKNHGKNKVRVGIRPQDIKITSQEKGDFNGKVYVYEPFVTYGILTVNVRGIQLQILTEHDSQFNIGDNIALKVNPDDLYLFDKESGMNLEHL, from the coding sequence ATGGGAAGTGTAATTTTTGAAAATGTTACCAAAATGTATGGAGAAAAAGTGGGTATAAAAGATGTATCCCTTGAAATATACGAAGACGAATTTTTAGTTATTGTTGGGCCTTCTGGGGCAGGGAAGACAACCACCCTGAAAGTAATCGCTGGTCTTCTGGATATAACTGAAGGCAATTTATATATAGATGGACGAAATGTAAATAAAATACCTCCTCGCGATCGGAATGTAGCGATGACTTTTGAATCCTATGCTTTGTACCCACATTATACAGTTTTTGAAAATATGGCCAACCCGTTGCGGGCACCTCACATGAATTTTACTGAAAAAGAAATTGAAGAAAAAGTTGAAAGGATAGCTGGAATGCTGGAGATAGATCATCTTTTGGAGAGATTTCCAAAAGAGCTTAGTGGTGGCCAGAAACAAAGGGTATCTCTGGGTCGGGCTATGGTAAGGGAACCATCAGTTTTTCTACTAGATGAACCTCTGTCACATGTGGATGCTAAAGTTAGGCATAGGATGCGCCTTGAGCTAAACCGGCTTCAAAAAGAGTTAAATGCTACAACTGTATATGTAACCCATGATTATGTAGAAGGGTTATCATTAGCAGATCGAATTGTTATTTTAAATGAAGGTGAAATTATCCAGGTGGGAACACCGCATGAAATCTATAATGATCCTCTAAATGAGTTTGTTGCCACTCATGTGGGGCAACCTGAGATGAATATATTTGACGCCTTGGTTTCTCTAGAAAATGGCAAGATTATTTTAACAAATCAGGAGAGTAATAAAATTAAATTTGTTCTTGAGGGTGACACAGCCGAGCTAGTAAAAAACCATGGCAAAAATAAAGTAAGGGTCGGTATAAGACCCCAGGATATAAAAATAACTTCACAGGAAAAAGGAGATTTTAATGGAAAGGTATATGTCTATGAACCCTTTGTAACTTATGGGATATTAACAGTAAATGTGAGGGGAATTCAATTACAAATATTAACAGAACATGATAGCCAATTTAATATTGGTGATAATATTGCCTTAAAAGTTAACCCTGATGACTTATACCTGTTTGATAAAGAATCCGGAATGAATCTGGAACATTTATAA
- a CDS encoding ABC transporter ATP-binding protein, which produces MAEVTLKDVRKVYKSQNEEVLAVKDLSLEIRDGEFMCFLGPSGCGKTSTLRMIVGLEEITNGEIYIGDRIVNDLTPQERNVAMSFETYALYTHLTVKENLLFPLKARGLNKSDQQRRLRKVVDMLEIKDILDRSPSSLSGGQQQRVSLGRALIRQPDVFLLDEPLSHLDVSLRISTRSRIKRLHNQLSTTMIYVTHDQLEAISLADRIAVMNFAELQQVGTREELLDRPKNIFVADFIGEPPINFVNCKLDKNDDKFVLRFKNSHYTIELPEKLEKVIKKEYIEDVILGIRPHDILFREKKGYVGLENGTVEIFEFLGEENHVTVNIGGESITVVTDAKDYFKEGEKVDLYLSQDKIHLFDPETEECLTTRYKNQGLI; this is translated from the coding sequence ATGGCAGAGGTTACTCTTAAAGATGTAAGGAAGGTCTATAAGAGTCAGAATGAAGAGGTTTTAGCAGTTAAAGACCTGAGCCTTGAAATAAGAGATGGGGAATTTATGTGTTTTCTTGGCCCTTCCGGGTGTGGTAAAACTTCAACATTGCGAATGATTGTAGGATTAGAAGAAATAACAAATGGGGAAATATATATCGGGGATAGGATCGTTAATGACTTAACACCACAGGAACGAAATGTTGCTATGTCCTTTGAGACTTATGCCTTATATACCCATTTAACTGTTAAAGAAAATTTATTATTTCCGCTAAAGGCAAGGGGTCTGAATAAATCGGATCAACAGCGGCGCCTCAGAAAAGTTGTAGATATGCTGGAAATCAAAGATATTCTAGACAGGAGTCCAAGTAGTTTAAGCGGTGGACAGCAGCAGCGTGTTTCCCTGGGGAGGGCATTAATAAGACAGCCAGATGTCTTCTTACTTGATGAACCACTATCACACCTGGATGTAAGTTTGAGAATTTCTACCCGTTCTCGAATTAAAAGGCTTCATAATCAATTAAGCACTACAATGATATATGTTACCCACGACCAGTTAGAAGCAATTTCTTTAGCAGATCGTATCGCTGTTATGAATTTTGCTGAGTTACAACAGGTTGGAACAAGGGAAGAATTATTGGATCGTCCTAAAAATATATTTGTCGCCGATTTTATAGGTGAACCCCCAATTAATTTTGTCAATTGTAAACTGGATAAGAATGATGATAAATTTGTACTCAGGTTTAAAAACTCTCATTATACTATAGAATTACCAGAAAAGTTAGAAAAAGTAATTAAAAAAGAATACATTGAAGATGTTATTCTTGGTATCAGGCCACATGATATTTTGTTTAGAGAGAAAAAAGGGTATGTAGGCCTTGAAAATGGAACTGTTGAAATATTTGAATTTCTTGGAGAAGAAAATCATGTAACTGTTAATATTGGTGGTGAGAGTATTACAGTAGTTACTGATGCTAAAGATTACTTTAAAGAAGGAGAAAAAGTTGACCTTTATCTTTCCCAGGATAAAATTCATCTTTTTGACCCCGAAACTGAAGAATGCCTGACTACCCGTTATAAAAATCAGGGTTTAATATAA
- a CDS encoding ABC transporter substrate-binding protein: MVKKTFLLMLVALFLVSLTAVVGAAEFDWKRFEGETIKLLLNKHPYTDGVLKELDKFEKMTGINVEYDILPEEQYFNKVTVTLSSGSSEYDIFMTGAYQVWQYAPPGWMEPLDKYIEDNSLTSPDWDKNDFIPGIINSLKWNLQPGSELGTGKQWALPLGWEENCLVYRKDIFEKYNLKVPETLDEVIEVGKIIEEKTDLTGIVVRGTRSWATIHPGFYSGLVASGGFDYDGNLKPQMNSEVALEFTKKWVEMIKEVGPEQWTTYTWYDVSNALGSGKAAMMYDADTLGFWADHADERLAWAPGPGLNKKADKTNVWIWSLAMSAHSNSKEPAWYFLQWVTGKEFLTTAAVKHDGLNPVRKSIWENPDFKERLAKFDGYYKTYKKIDEAAVQFTPQPMFFQTTTEWAAALQKIVNGEDAEEVLNKLVEDLDKKMESIRR; this comes from the coding sequence TTGGTTAAAAAAACTTTTCTATTAATGCTGGTTGCTTTGTTTTTAGTTTCGTTGACAGCTGTAGTAGGTGCTGCTGAATTTGATTGGAAGCGTTTTGAAGGTGAAACAATTAAGTTATTACTTAACAAGCACCCTTATACAGACGGTGTTTTAAAAGAATTAGACAAATTTGAAAAAATGACCGGGATAAATGTGGAATATGATATTTTACCAGAGGAACAGTATTTTAATAAAGTCACTGTTACCCTATCTTCAGGTTCCAGTGAATATGATATTTTCATGACAGGTGCTTATCAGGTTTGGCAGTATGCACCTCCAGGATGGATGGAACCTTTAGATAAATATATTGAAGATAATAGTTTAACCAGTCCAGATTGGGATAAAAATGATTTTATTCCCGGTATTATTAATTCCTTGAAATGGAACCTTCAACCGGGAAGTGAACTTGGAACCGGTAAGCAATGGGCTTTACCACTAGGTTGGGAAGAAAATTGTTTAGTTTATAGAAAAGATATTTTTGAAAAATATAACCTAAAAGTTCCTGAAACTTTAGATGAAGTAATTGAAGTAGGAAAAATAATAGAAGAAAAGACTGACCTTACAGGTATAGTAGTTAGGGGAACCCGTAGCTGGGCTACGATTCACCCTGGATTTTACTCTGGTCTGGTTGCTTCTGGTGGTTTTGATTATGATGGTAATCTAAAACCACAGATGAATAGTGAAGTAGCCCTTGAGTTTACAAAAAAATGGGTAGAAATGATTAAGGAAGTGGGTCCCGAACAATGGACCACCTATACCTGGTATGATGTTTCTAATGCACTTGGGTCTGGTAAAGCAGCTATGATGTATGATGCTGATACTCTTGGCTTCTGGGCTGACCACGCTGATGAAAGATTAGCATGGGCCCCTGGTCCTGGTTTAAATAAAAAAGCTGATAAAACAAATGTCTGGATCTGGTCTCTGGCTATGAGTGCCCATTCAAATTCAAAAGAACCAGCATGGTACTTCTTACAATGGGTAACCGGTAAAGAATTCCTGACTACTGCTGCTGTAAAACACGATGGATTAAACCCGGTACGCAAATCCATCTGGGAAAATCCAGATTTTAAAGAAAGGTTAGCTAAGTTTGATGGTTATTATAAAACCTATAAAAAAATTGATGAAGCTGCAGTTCAATTTACACCTCAACCGATGTTCTTCCAGACTACAACTGAATGGGCAGCGGCTCTGCAGAAAATAGTAAATGGTGAAGATGCTGAAGAAGTATTAAATAAATTAGTAGAAGATTTAGATAAGAAAATGGAGTCAATTAGACGTTAA